In Mammaliicoccus sp. Marseille-Q6498, the genomic stretch GTTTCAGAAACATTATCTCCAATCGGTTCTAGTATTTTATTAGATCCAGAATTCGGGGAAGAAGGCATTAAAGCGAAAGACAGCAATGCAGGTTTAATCTTAGCTTATGAACAAACTGGCTATGACAAATCTCAAATTGGTAGATTACCGAGATTAGTAGAAAACTTATCTGTTAAAAAATTAAAAGATATGGGTGCAGACGGCATCAAATTATTAATCTATTATGACGTAGATGAGCCAGCTGAAATCAATGATAAGAAAAAAGAATTTGTTGAACAAGTCGGCAAAGAAACAGTTGAAGAATCTATTCCTTTATTATTAGAAATTTTAACTTATGACGAAGAAATCGGCGATGAAAAAGGGGAAGGATTCGCTAAAGTTAGACCTCATAAAGTTATTGAAGCAATGAAAGTATTCAGTGAGCCAAGATTCAATGTAGACGTACTTAAAATTGAAACACCTTTAAATATGAATTTTGTTGAAGGATTTACTGACAAACCAGTTCACAGTAAAGAAGAAGCTGCTGAATTTTTCAAAGAGCAAGATAATGCAACAAACCTTCCATATATATTCTTAAGTGGGGGATTAACTTCTCAGCAATTTATAGACACATTACAATTTGCTAAAGATAGTGGCTCTAGATTTAACGGCGTATTATGTGGACGTGCTACTTGGCAAGGCGGCACTGCAGAATTAAAAGATAACGGTGAAGAAAAAGCAAGAGAATGGTTAAAAACTGAAGGTATGAAGAATTTAGAAGCATTAAACAAAGTCATTAAAACAACTGCAACACCTGTCCGTTAAATAATGATTAATAGGAGTGTTATTATGCATGAATTTAAAATTGACTCAGACTTTTTGC encodes the following:
- a CDS encoding tagatose 1,6-diphosphate aldolase → MTNKDISKLINEEGVFAAIAVDQRGALQRLLGEEGTAENVSLFKKLVSETLSPIGSSILLDPEFGEEGIKAKDSNAGLILAYEQTGYDKSQIGRLPRLVENLSVKKLKDMGADGIKLLIYYDVDEPAEINDKKKEFVEQVGKETVEESIPLLLEILTYDEEIGDEKGEGFAKVRPHKVIEAMKVFSEPRFNVDVLKIETPLNMNFVEGFTDKPVHSKEEAAEFFKEQDNATNLPYIFLSGGLTSQQFIDTLQFAKDSGSRFNGVLCGRATWQGGTAELKDNGEEKAREWLKTEGMKNLEALNKVIKTTATPVR